A window from Schistosoma haematobium chromosome 3, whole genome shotgun sequence encodes these proteins:
- the WDR19_1 gene encoding WD repeat-containing protein 19, variant 2 (EggNog:ENOG410VB3M~COG:S), protein MARSQNKLNKTLRNDDTNHLSHESCIFPQSTSFDLKITSFKLTNDFLIYSTNHGEIFHFNISNWNYANNYQHNCSILHIFPNAIGTRVAFVDEKGLAFIYNPANGQLIEIPEFCPSINNILWDLEDTENPLLIAYDNLRINVYRYFMNECILNNLSVIASSRKVDDILKIPTKQITDKIQNDPILITNRNKNINNDTARSNSVTSTKFSNDKTDSNKLTTEAIFGNCHLIGVTRLPNNHLPLCSINGELCMLSPTGRLLTQLLTTHQFRLYTKRKGLTIDEKNFEFTGIKKLSYHDMVTYFEQALKCGCSEVAEIFANHLDSQQIWSQLGMSCLRVMNFDLAIRCFRSIQDPGLILAVQRIQKIEDRCLLAGYIAMILKEFDKAQELFLISSEPIAALEMRRDLLHWEDALQLARNLAPKEIPFICREYAIEMEYTGDYINALMHYERALNPSSDNNEDKSLWNSKEKHQPSQKKRYDYNKEEWSKHINLCNAGIARNAIRLGDLKRYFVLIIFKMYLVLLNN, encoded by the exons ATGGCAAGaagtcaaaataaattaaacaaaacttTACGAAATGATGATACCAACCATTTATCACATGAATCTTGTATATTTCCTCAGTCAACTTCATTTGATTTAAAGATTACATCGTttaaattaactaatgattttcTAATTTATTCAACAAAT CATggtgaaatatttcatttcaatatttcGAATTGGAATTATGCGAATAATTATCAGCATAATTGTTCCATACTTCATATTTTTCCTAATGCAATTGGAACACGTGTAGCATTTGTCGATGAGAAAGGTTTGGCTTTTATTTATAATCCA GCTAATGGTCAACTCATAGAAATTCCAGAATTTTGCCcctcaataaataatattttatgggATTTAGAAGATACAGAGAAT cctttgttgatTGCTTACGACAATTTACGAATCAATGTTTATCGTTACtttatgaatgaatgtataCTAAATAACTTATCAGTAATAGCATCATCAAGAAAAGTTGATGATATATTGAAGATACCGACGAAGCAAATTACTGATAAAATTCAAAACGATCCCATTCTCATTACAAAtcgtaataaaaatataaataatgacaCAGCTAGAAGTAACAGTGTAACATCAACTAAATTTAGTAATGATAAGACCGATTCTAACAAATTAACTACTGAAGCAATAt TTGGAAATTGTCATTTAATTGGAGTTACACGTCTACCGAATAATCATTTACCATTGTGCAGTATAAATGGTGAATTATGTATGCTTAGTCCAACTGGACGCTTATTAACTCAATTATTAACAACACATCAATTTCGATtatata cTAAAAGAAAAGGATTAACTATTGATGAAAAAAATTTCGAATTTACCGGAATAAAAAAGTTATCCTATCATGAT ATGGTTACCTACTTTGAACAAGCTTTAAAATGTGGCTGCTCTGAAGTTGCCGAAATATTTGCTAATCATCTGGATTCACAACAAATATGGAGTCAATTGGGTATGAGTTGTTTACGTGTTATGAATTTTGACCTAG CAATCAGGTGTTTTCGATCTATTCAAGATCCTGGTCTTATTTTAGCtgtacaacgaattcaaaagaTTGAAGATCGTTGTTTACTTGCTGGCTATATTGCAATGATTTTAAAAGAATTTGATAAAGCACAAGAATTATTTTTAATCTCATCGGAACCAATTGCAGCATTAGAA ATGAGACGAGATCTTTTACATTGGGAAGATGCACTTCAATTAGCACGTAATTTAGCACCAAAAGAAATCCCGTTTATATGTCGTGAATACGCTATAGAAATGGAATATACTGGTGATTATATCAATGCTTTAATGCATTATGAACGTGCGTTAAATCCATCTAGTGATAATAATGAAGATAAATCTTTATGGAATTCTAAAGAGAAGCACCAACCATCACAAA aaaaaagatATGATTACAATAAAGAAGAATGGTCAAAACATATCAATTTGTGTAATGCTGGTATTGCACGAAACGCCATTCGTCTTGGCGATTTAAAAAggtattttgttttgataatttttaaaatgtatttagtattattaaataattaa